gcctggagaatcccacggacagaggagcctggcgggctacagtccatagggttgcaatgagtcagacacaactgaagtgactgagcacacatgcacccacCAGTTCCAACCTGCTTTCTATTAGGTGGCATTAAGTGTGCCACTCAGTGGTCACTCTGAGAATTAGAACGAGTTCTATCCATTAGCTCCATTCTCCAAGTCTTTTAGTATGCTAATTAGAATCAGATCCGTGCATGGACAAGCAGATCACAAACAACTTTATGAGACTGCATTCCTGAGCATCATCCCTCTTCACTAGCTTCTAGTACTTTCCAGCTTCCTGGagctctccttttcattcctccAGCCAGAAACCACCCAGTTCTATGATTATTCTGCCTCCAGGGCCAAGtggcaggcagagagagagagataacatGAAAGCAACAGCATTTGAGCTGCCCATTTGTCCCTGAAGCTTCACTAAATGGAGAGGAATGGCACCTTTGATTCCTGCAGTTTCCTGTTGCTAACGGCTCTCTCCCTTTGCTGCTCTAGCTGCAAAATTGCCTGGGGGCTGGTgcatgagaaaatggaaaaaagggaGTGGAATATAAGCAGGGGTTTtcttccactctctctctctctctgagtcaCAGGAGTGTTTTCTGCTCCTTGTGCCAGATTCGGAGGTTTCTCTTGGACCTCATTCTGCCTGCACCACAGCGCTCACTTCCACATCTCAGACTGGGTTGAGTTCAGGCCAggacatgtgctgtgctgtgtttagtcccTAACTGGAGGATAAAATGGAGAACTTGAAAACTCACCGCTGGTTAGGTGATACTTCAAATTCTGTGTTCTTCTCTGAGCCGACTTACATCACAGAGTTCTCAAAAAACTACACTGTGTGTTTTGTCCAGGTCTTAGAGTTTGCTtaggtggttcagacagtaaagagtctgtccgcaacacaggagacccaggtttgaccctgggttgggaagatcccctagaggagaaaatggcaacccactccagtattcttgcctggaaaatcccatggatggaggaacctggtgggctatagtccatggggtcgcaaagagtcggacatgactgagcaactaatactagaGTTTGCTGAGTGGGAGAAAATGAGTTGATGCAGATGTCTTGAACTAAAACCTCTCCAGGTAGTTTTAATTAGCATGGCAAGCAAGGtagttgccattaaaaaaaaaaaaaaaaaaagcataggacCCAGATTGGGACTGTATCATCATTTCCTTGATTTCATCATGGGGAAGGAGCCCTGGTGAGAGATGACACCGTGCACAGGCAGGATGCTGTGTGGCTGAGCTCCATGCTCTTTGGATTTTGTAGGTACCATGGCTGAGGAAACAGCTCCGGCAGTTTTGGAGCGCCGCCAAGGGTCCCTGTACTCCCTCTTTCCTGACCATCATGTGGAAAAGTACTTTGACCAGGTGGACATCTCCAATGGTTTGGATTGGTCTATGGACCACAAAATCTTCTATTACATAGATAGCCTGTCCTACTCCGTGGATGCCTTTGACTATGACCTGCAGACGGGAAAGATCTGTAtgtgccttttcattatttttcgtGGTATCTTTTTCACATGCATATGACTAGTCAGCTGTTGCTCCCTTAATCCATTTGAAAAGgtccttatttttcaaagaactgcCCAATGTTATAATTCCAATATTGTAATGATTACACAGACTTGACTATGCTGCCAGTCAAGCCATGGCTgtcagcaggagacctgggctcaatccctgggtctcagCCATGCTCGCCTGGCTTTAGCGCTCAACTAAGTATGGCCACCATTGCCATAAGGTGGCTAGGTCCTCAATCTTTTTTCTTGCAACCATCACTAGAAAGAGGCTCACTGTAAAATGGATCCTGTTTTGCCGGCCAGTGTTTAAAGTCAAATAATATACAGCCGAATGggacaaaagaacagaaaattagAGTTTGGGGTTGATATTTCTTATTTGTACTTTAGTCAACTAAAGGAAAATACTCAAAGACAAATTAACAACCattcaaaatggaaaaattaaaaaggtaGTTACAGATTGTTCAACTCTACCACTGGGCTCTAAATGAGCCATAGTTGGAAGCTGGGAGGGAAGGAATTATTGGGAGGAATTTAAAAGGGCATGTTTGAAACTTTCATGAAAGGTGCCAGACCACAAGAGCAAAACCAATcataaaaatgacttgaaaaataTCCTAAGAGTCTCATGCAGATTTAGTCAGAAAATTTCCAGCATAGGTGTTTTGCTTTGAAATATGTAGTGCCCTATTTCATGACTGTTTTTACCCATTTTACTTACACATGGTTTCAACATTCCTTCCATTATACCTCAATCTGATTACTGTAATGACTTGGATTGTATAGTGTAAAGTTCCTATGAATTttgatgtttgttttattttgtatattatgaTTTTCTTTAAGGCCAGCCAGCTGGTTTCAAAATACCCCCTTTTTTCAGAAACAAGcccttttaatatttagtttcaaTAAGGTGATTTTGGAGCATTTAATTGGGCAGAAACAGAGCCTATACGTCTTGCCAGTTTTTGTGCATGAACTAGTTGCAAATCGGacccaggccctcggcagtgagatcatggagtcctaaccactggacagccagggaattccacaAAACAGGCAATTTTGGAAGTAAAACAGCAAAGGTTTAACCATAGACTGAAGTGTGTCTGAGGTGGGCAGGCAGGGCTTCAGTTCAGGTAAGCCTCAAAAAGGTCTTTTGGCATTTTATTAAgaattctgctttcctttttctctcctcctctgaaAGCTTAAGAGAGCTGTGTCTGTATGCAGACTGAAGGGAGCAAATCCACTGCAAATCCTGCAGTGAAAAATCCTTCATTGAGGGATGCCCACTCATGTTTCTAAACTTTTTTGGAGTTAGGAATCCTCATGAATCATCCTGCCTGTGGCACCCACTTGTCAGACCCTGGATAAGCAGAAGTAATCAGTATTTATAATCAACTTGATTGCTCATTGTTTGATGCTCACTAGTGAGTGACCTGTGgttttggggggtgtgtgtgtgtgtgtgtgagtgtggtttggtgttgtttttgtttgttttcttttttaccatAGCCAACCGCAGAAATGTTTACAAGCTGGAGAAGGAAGAACAAATCCCAGATGGAATGTGTATTGATGTTGAGGGGAAGCTCTGGGTGGCCTGTTACAATGGGGGAAGAGTGATCCGTTTGGATCCTGAGACAGGTAGGCCCAGCAAAATGATAAATTCCCACCATGTCTAGAAAACACCAGACACTAGGGGCCAGAGAAGCTTCCTTACTAATGAAGTTATAGAGAAATATATTCAAAGGTCTCAGTTGGatgattttgtaaataaaggCCAAAGATAAAGCCCAAAATGTTATGGTTAGAATTCCTTTATCTGTAGAGGTATATCTTTTTTCTCAAAAGAAATTGTCAAGGAAGGTAGGTGAAACTCCTGGGAGAATTGACCTTCAAATCTTCTTTGAACTTTCTTATTGCTCCACAAGGGGTCCCAAAAGGTTATGTAGTTGGAGATTTGCTAGAGCTAGACTGAATGAAATATTTGGTGATCTAGGGAAAAGACTCCAAACTGTGAAGTTGCCTGTTGATAAAACAACCTCATGCTGCTTCGGAGGGAAGGATTACTCTGAAATGTACGTGACCTGTGCCCGGGATGGGTTGGACTCCAAGGGTCTTCTGCAGCAACCTGAGGCTGGTGGAATTTTCAAGGTGATCTGGCTATCTCTTATATTTTGAGGGTGAGGTGGGAGATTTTCAGTTAGGTAACTCAGTGATTAGTGCTTTTTCATACTTTCCAAACACAATTCTACTTGGCATTTTAAGCTTATCAAGCTagacttaaaaacattttatttagattttctagATTTTAAGTtagactttcctggtagctcagtggtaaagaatctgcctgaaatgcaagagacatgggttcaagatccctgttagatccctgagttggaaagatcccctggagaaggaaatggcaacctattccagtattcttgcctaggaaatcccatggacagaggagtctggcgggctacagtccatgggatcaacagaatcggacacaacttagagactaaaccaccgccaccaCAGACCTTACGTTATCTAAGTCCAGGACAATGTGTTTAGCTTACTTTGGAcagtactttaaaatattttttgcttcaGTAGTGTTTGTCTAAATTCTATAAATCAGTAGAATAGGCTTAGAAAATCAGTGTTTAAAACACACTGATAAGATTAGTTGATTGCTTTGATGTTACAAGAATATTTTCAGGTTCTTAACTTTTTGGCAGTGAAATAAACACTGGTAAAAATTATAGACCTCTTGAGTTGAAAAGGAATGTAGAAATCCCTTGCTAAACAGATGGGAAGAAGATAGTAATAAATTCAGTTTTCAATCCTAGTTGTAAATGGTTGCTAGTTGAATTATTATCATGTGAAT
This DNA window, taken from Bubalus kerabau isolate K-KA32 ecotype Philippines breed swamp buffalo chromosome X, PCC_UOA_SB_1v2, whole genome shotgun sequence, encodes the following:
- the RGN gene encoding regucalcin, yielding MTMSSIKIECVLRENCRCGESPVWEEASNSLLFVDIPAKKVCRWDSLSKQVQRVTVDAPVSSVALRQSGGYVATVGTKFCALNWEDQSAVVLATVDKEKKNNRFNDGKVDPAGRYFAGTMAEETAPAVLERRQGSLYSLFPDHHVEKYFDQVDISNGLDWSMDHKIFYYIDSLSYSVDAFDYDLQTGKISNRRNVYKLEKEEQIPDGMCIDVEGKLWVACYNGGRVIRLDPETGKRLQTVKLPVDKTTSCCFGGKDYSEMYVTCARDGLDSKGLLQQPEAGGIFKITGLGVKGIPPYPYTG